The region TCTTTAAATGGCCTGAAACACCACATCCGCCGCCAAAAATGCAATACTTTCCAATAATGGTACTACCAGCTATAAATGTTGTTCCAGCTATTGCTGTATTCTGTCCAATTTCACAATTGTGGGCAATTTGAACTTGATTATCAATGATAACGCCGTCATCTATCTTGGTATGCGATAAAGCGCCACGGTCGATAGTAGTATTAGCGCCAATTTCAACATTGTCTCCAATACGAACACCACCCGTTTGTGGGATTTTAATCCAATTGCCGCGTTCGTTAGCATAACCAAAACCATCAGAACCAATTATACAACCAGAATGAAAAATACAATCCTGACCAACAACGACATCATAATAGAAGGTCACATTGGCTTTTAAACATGTACCAGAGCCAATGATAGATTGCTCACCAACAACGCTACCTGCGCCAATTTGCACATTATTACCAATAATAACATTAGCATCAATAACGGCATTAGCGCCTATAGCGACGTTTTCACCTAGCTGGGCTGAAGGATCTATTTGTGCAGAAGGATGAATGCCAGTAGTCACTTTAGGAGTGGTATCTAAAAGTTGAGCTACGCGCGCAAATCCAACATAAGGGTCTTTCAATACTAAAGCGTTACCAATGTAATCTTTAGCATCTTTTTCACTCAATAACACCGCACCAGCTTGAGAACTCTCAAGCTGTGCGCGATATTTACTATTGGCTAAAAAAGAAAGTTGATCTGAGGTCGCATCTTCTAAAGTCGCCACACTGGTAATAACCAAAGTATCGTCACCTTTAATCGATGCCCCCAACAGCTGACCAAGCTCTTTTAAAGTCACAGTTTTCATTAGTTGCCTTTACTTAACGCTTGGACAACTTTGTCGCTGATATCAGCTTCAGGCTTAACAAAAATTACAGCACCACGCTGAAGAACGATGTCATAAGACTCTTTCTCTGCGATTTTGTCGATTGCTTGCTGTACTTTTACAAGTAATTTATTTTGCTCTTCACCTTGACGACGACGCATATCTTCATCAAGTGCTTTGCCTTTCAGTTGGAAATCTGACTTTAGTGATTCCATTGTACGTACAAGATCAGTCTTTTGACTTTCACTCATTAATGCGCCATCACGTTGCTGTTTCTCAACAAGTGTACGCATTTCTTCTTGCATTTTTTGTACGTCAGCAACTCGATCACCAAACTCAGTCTTTAAAGACTGTGATATTTGTTCGCGTTGTGGCAGTTGCTCAAATACTTCGCCCATATCAACCACTGCAATTTTTTCCGCATGTGCCATCATAGGTGCACTTAAAAATGCCAGTGTAACTAACGTGCGATTTAACATCTTTTTCAAAATAGACTCCTTGTTATTATCAGCAAAACTTGCCGAGGATATTTTTTTAGAACGTTTTGCCAATATTGAACGAAAATATTTCTGTTTCATCATCTTCGTACTCTTTAATCGGCCAAGCTAAACTAAACACCATAGGTCCCATCGGTGATAGCCATTGGACACTCATACCCCAAGAGGCACGGATCCGGCTCGGATCACTATAATCTTCCAATTTGTCAAACTCATCGGCTGGAAGATTTCTATACGAGTCATAGTCAAACTCGGTATCCCATACATTACCAGCATCAACGAAGAAACTAGTACGTACTGAATTTGAATAAGCCTCATCCAAGAAAGGCACAGGAACGATCATTTCCATACTTGCGGTAGCGATTGCGTTACCACCAATAGAACGACCAGAACTCACTTGAACTCGGTTTGGATCACCCGGTAATGAACAGCTGTCACCAGCAGGATCCGGTGAGCAGGGTTCGCTACCACGGTATAAATAGAACGAACGAGGACCTACAGAATTCGACTTAAAGCCACGTAATGAGCTACTACCGCCAGAGTAATAGTTTTCCCAGAACGGTAGGATTTGATCATTATCATTAAACTGACCATAACCATTTGCATAACCTAATCGAGCTCTCGTTAGGAAAACGAAGCTATGATTGCGGGTTAACGGTATATAAAAGCTGGTGTCTAAATCAGTTTTAAAATACTGTAAATCTGAACCAGGTATCGTCGCTTTAGTACTAAAACGCTGTGATGAACCATCTGTTGGGAAGGTACCTCGGTTTAAAGTACTACGAGACCAGCCACCATTAACTTCGAAGTTATCAAAAGCTAAATCAGCATTAGGATCGTCGGACTCACGGTAAACATTGTAAAAGCGTAATGCCTGTTCGTAAGCTGAAATTTCAGAAATTTGGTTATGACGATAACCAATCCCGCCATTTAAACGGTTACTTTCGTTTATTGGGAAGCCTGAATTTACCGCAATACCATAGGAGTTATTTTTATAGCGTTCGAGGTTAGCCTCGTTAGCATCAAACTCACTCCAATAGACACTTCCGCCAAGACTCACACCATCTTTGGTAAAATATGGGTCAGTATACGAGAGGTTAACATTCTTAGAATATTTATTGGTATTCAAACTGACGCCGGCTTGGTTACCCGTACCGAGGAAGTTACTTTGCTGCACACCAAACTGTAAACTTAGTCCAGATTCAGTACCATAACCCACACCCGCATTGAATGAACCTGATGGTTGCTCTTTAACATTAAAGGCAATATCAACGAGATCATCACTACCTGGAACTTGCACTGTTTCGGTATCAACAGTTTCAAAGTAACCTAAACGGTTAAGCAGTGTTTTTGAGTATTCAACTTGGCCTGAGTTTAGCCACGCACCTTCCATTTGACGAAGTTCACGACGCATAACTTCATCTTTAGTGACCGTGTTACCGGTAAAGTTAATTGAGCGCACATAAACACGCTTACCAGGATTAACGTTAATATTTAACGCAACCGTTTTGGTTTCATCGTCAATTTCAGGATAAGTTTTAACTTCAGGATATGCGTAACCGAAACGACCTAGATATTTACTGTACATTTCTTCGGTAAATGTCACATCACCGCCGTTGTACATATCGCCTTCTTTAATCGGCAAAATGGCTTTCATTAACTTTTCACGGCCCATAAGCTCGCCAGTTAAGTTAACTTCTTTAACCTTGTACTTTTCACCTTCATCAACATTGATGGTGATATACAGACCTTTGCGATCTGGTGTCATCGCCACTTGTGTTGATGTCACATCAAAGCGAATATAACCTTGGTTATGATAATAAGTTTTAACGGTTTCTAAATCGGCTTCAAGTTTTTGCTTTTGGTAACGACGTTCACCAAATAGATCCCACCATGCAACGTAATCTTTAAGCTCAAGCAATCCTATCAATTCAGAATCTGAAAAAACGGTATTACCCACTACGTTGATTTGACGAATCTCAGCAGCTAAACCTTCGGTGAAATTGAATTTCAGCTCAACACGGTTACGAGGCAGATTAATAACTTCTGCTTCTACTTTCGCGCCGTATTTACCTACACCATAATAGAAATCTTGCAAGCCTTTCTCAATGCCTGACAACATGGTTCTATCGAGTGATTCACCAATTTTAATGCCTGAGCCATCCAAACTTTCTTGGAGTTGCTCATCTTTGATATCTTTATTACCTTCAAAAGTAACCGCGCTAATAGTTGCACGCTCTTTTACGGCAACAATTAGAATCCCATCATCATGACTGACATTGATGGTTTCGAAGTTAGTTGAGGCATACAAGCTTTTTATCGCTTGCTGTAATTTAACTTGATCTACAGTATCGCCCACTTTAACGGGCAAACTTAACAAGGCAGCACCAAGTGCAACTCGCTGTAAACCATCTATCTGGATGTCGGTCACTTCAAATGGTTGGAAAGTATCCGCCACACCATTGCCTGAAAATGACGCGCCGACTAAAATCATCGAGGCAAAAAGTTTATTCAATCTCATAGAGCACTTCTAATTATTTGTGTTCCCTGCTCAGAGTCTGGAAAAATCATTAAAGAGTGCAACACTCATCAATAACAGCAGCATAGCCGCACCAAACCTGAATCCTATGTCCTGTACCTTCTCTGGTACAGGCTTACCCGTAATCACTTCGATAAAGTAATACAGCAAGTGTCCCCCATCAAGTACTGGCAAAGGCATTAAATTAATAATCCCTAAGTTCACACTGATGAGTGCGATAAACCCAAGAAAGTACACAAATCCATAGTCAGCACTAGTACCAGCACCTTGAGCTATTGATATGGGACCACTTAGATTTTTCACCGACACATCGCCGGTAAATATTTTTCCAATCATCTTAAAACTGACAACGGTAAGTTGCCAAGTTTTATCAGCAGCTGCTGTAAAGGAATCTACTATGCCATACTCAAGCTGGAAGCGCATACTTTCAGGCCAATCAATTTGAGTAGGACTAACGCCAACAATACCAATGGTTTCACCAGCAGCATTCTTTTGTGCTTGTGGTGTAACATCAAGAGATATTTGTTGATTATCACGTAATACTTTTAACTGTACCGTTTTGTCGGCAGACTTTTGTATCACATCTACAAACTCATTCCAATCATGGTATTGGCTACCATTGATAGCAATAATTTCATCCCCGACTTTCAAGCCTGCGATTTCAGCAGCACTACCTTTCGATACCAGTGCAATTGTTGGCTCAATACCTGGTCGATAAAACCCTAAACCAAGAGCACTGATTGGCGATTCTTTATCCGGATCAAACTTCCACTGACGAATATCAATACTGTATGTTTTACCGACAGAGTTATTAGCAATATTTTCAGATAATGGTGCTAATGTAATTTCAACTTCGTCACCACCTATATGACTTACTAAAGCTAAATTTACTTCTTCCCAATTTCTCACTTTTTGGCCAGAAACAGCTAAGATTTGCATTGGCTGATCTATACTAATTTGAGCAGCGGGAGTATTTGGCTTAGTAGTGTCTATGACGGGTTTTAATGACGGCACACCGATAATGTACATCAAATAAAGTGCGACGATTGCAAATAAAAAATTTGCGATTGGTCCTGCTGAAACGACAGCAATTCTTTGCCAAACCGTTTTACGATTGAATGCCTGATCCTTTAATTCTTCAGGAACATCCTCTACTCGCTCATCTAGCATTTTGACATACCCGCCAAGCGGGATCATTGCTACAACGTATTCGGTACCGTCTTGCCCGACTTTTCGCCAAATAGCTTTACCAAAACCAATAGAAAAACGTTCTACTTTGATGTCACAACGACGTGCCACCCAAAAATGTCCGTATTCATGTGCTGTAATCAAAATACCTAATGCGACAATAAATGACCCTAGGTTCCAAAAAAAATCTAACATTGTTCTCCTATGAACTAGTTAATTGATTTTATTGCTTCATGTGCAATCGCACGTGCTTGTGCATCTAACTGTAAAATATCTTCAATCGTTGAAAGTGACGATTGCGGTACTTTTAATAAACAAGCTTCATTAACTTTAGCAACATCTGTGAACTTAATTTGCTCTGATAAAAAGGCTGCTACAGCAACTTCATTAGCAGCATTGAGTACTGTTGTTGCTTCTTGTCCATTCTGACACGCTTGCATTGCAAGCCCTAAACAGGGAAAACGATTGAAGTCAGGTTCACAGAAGCTCAATTCTCGGACTTTGAAAAAGTCTAAAGGTTCAACTCCAGCGTTAATTCTTTCAGGGAAAGACATACAATGCGCAATTGGTGTACGCATATCAGGGTTACCCATTTGTGCAATGACAGAGCCATCTCGGTATTGGACCATTGAATGGATAACACTTTGTGGGTGAATAACCACTTTTAATTGTTCTGGCTGAGTATTGAAAAGCCAGCGCGCTTCAATGAACTCTAAACCTTTATTCATCATAGTGGCTGAATCAACTGAAATCTTCGGTCCCATAGACCAATTAGGGTGATTACACGCTTGAGCGGGAGTCATTGCATTTAGTGTAGTTAAATCTGACGTTAAAAACGGACCACCTGAACCTGTCAGCAGAATATGCGAAATACCGGAAGCCGTTAAATCACAATGACCGAGATTAGCTTGTATTTCAGTAGGTAGACATTGAAAAATCGCATTATGTTCGCTATCAACAGGCAGCAATGTTGCGCCACTTTGTTGTGTTGTCTGCATAAACAATTCGCCAGACATCACTAAAGCTTCTTTATTGGCTAATAATACCCTTTTGCCCGCTTTAACCGCTGCAAAGGTGGAGACTAAACCTGCAGCGCCAACAATGGCTGCCATAACAGTATCCACTTCAGACGCTGTTACGAGCCCTATCAAGGCTTCTTCACCCGTTGTTACTGTCGTAGTGATGCTAGCAGGTAATTGTGCTTTTAACGCTTTAGCGGCTGATTCATCAACCATATGCGCATAGACAGGCTGATGCTCAACACATAATGCCAGCATTTTTTCAACACTTGAATTAGCAACAAGCCCATAAACTGAATATGCTTCAGAATTATGACTAATTACATTTAAGGTGCTTGAACCAATAGAGCCCGTAGCACCAAGAATCACCATATTTTGCATTGCGTTAAATCCAGAATGCGAGATAAATAAGAGCGAATATTGGTAACGCTGCAGTTAAGCTGTCCATTCGATCCAACACTCCGCCATGGCCAGGTAGAATCTTTCCAGAATCTTTAATGTTAGCCGCACGTTTGAACATACTTTCAGATAAATCACCAAAAGCTGAGGCTAATGCAGTAATCAAGGTAACAACGATAACTAAACCAAGTTCTTGTTCTGGCGAATAATACATAACCCCGAATGCCACAACCATAGTCGCTAACAAGCCACCAGCTAAACCTTCTAGGGTTTTATTAGGACTCACATTAGGCATTAATTTGCGTTTACCAAATGCACGTCCTGCAAAATAAGCTCCTGTATCTGCAGCCCATACAATTAACATAACTAAAAAGACTAATGTGCCACCAAAGTAAGGATCAACATTACTGCTCATGGATTTGAGAGTGATCAATGCGATAAAACACGGAATGAGCGTTAATTGCCCAAACATAGACTTAAGCATCGGGCTGTCTTTCCATGCTGAAGCACTTTTAGGATAAGTGACGACCAATATCGTACTCACGACCCACCAGAATGAGCCAATGGCAATAATAGAGACAAAAATGGGGTGTAACTGGCCTTTAAGCCACATTGAATCGACCGGAACAAATATGTTAAGCGCTAATAAAATAACGGTGACAGTCGCGGTAAATGTCCATTGTGTCACTTTACAATCAGGGTCTATAAAGCTGCCCCACTCTTTTGCTCCAATCATAAAGACAGGGATTAATACCCAAGCAAAATACTCAGCAGGTAAGAAAAAAATGGCACCTATCACTAAAGGAAGTAACCATAATACCGTTATAATTCGTTGTTTTAACAAAACTTAGCCTCTTAAATTTCTTTATATCGCACGGATTTCTTCAATTTGACTACCAGTCAAACCAAAGCGCCGTTGTCTACTGGCAAAAATAGCAAGTGCATCCCTGAACGCTTGCTCATTAAAATCTGGCCACAATGTCTCAGTAAAGACGAGCTCTGCATATGCGGCCTGCCATAAAATAAAATTACTTATGCGGTAATCACCGCCAGTTCTTATCATCAAATCAACTTCATTTTGCTCATGCATACATAAATGTTGATTTAGCGTCTCTTCAGTTATCTCGTCAGAGGTTAATTCACCTTGTGCAACTTTGTCAGCTAACTGTTGTGTCGCCTGCAAGATGTCCCAACGGCCACCGTAGTTAGCTGCAACATTGAGAACCAAACCGGTATTATCTGCTGTTTTTCGTTGTGCTTCATGGATCTGTTTTTGTAAACGAGCAGAAAAGCGGCTGATATCGCCAATGATATTTAGTCTAACTTGATTATTATGCAGTAACTTGATTTCTCTTTGTAAAACAGAGAAAAATAATTCCATCAGTAAACTGACTTCTTTATCTGGTCGACGCCAGTTTTCACTTGAAAAAGCAAATAACGTTAATGATTCAATGTCTAACTGACTTGCCACGCTGACAGCACGGCGCACAGCTTTAACACCCGCCTTGTGGCCGAACACTCTTGGTTTACCTTGTTGCTGAGCCCAGCGACCATTACCATCCATGATAATTGCGACATGTTTAGGTAGCGACTGTTTTACAACCTCAGATAATTGCCCAGGCAATTGTTCTGAAGAATCTATATCGACACCTGTTTTAGTTTTTGGCTCAAATCCAACAGTGGATGACATCTATTACAACCCTTTCAAATAGACAAACGCCGTGTAGTATAACCTTACACGGCGCTTTAACTCTAGCTTTGCTAGGGTGAGAATTAGACTTCCATCAATTCTTTTTCTTTAACTGCTAAAATTCCATCAATATTCTTGATACTAGCATCAGTAAACTTCTGAATTTCATCTTCGCTGCGGCGAACATCGTCTTCAGTACATTCTTTTGCTTTTTCAAGTTTCTTGATTTCAGTGATCGCGTCACGGCGAACATTACGCACAGCGATACGACCGTTTTCAGCTTCACCACGTACAACTTTGATGAAATCTTTACGACGTTCTTCAGTCAATGCTGGTAACGGGATACGCATTGAGCTGCCAGCTGTCATCGGGTTTAAACCTAAGTCTGAACTCATGATCGCTTTCTCTACAGCTTGCACCATAGTCGCATCAAATACTGTTACGTTTAATGTGCGAGAATCTTCAATACCGATGTTAGCAACTTGCTTGAGTGGCGTCATAGAACCGTAATAAGATACTTGAATTGAATCAAGTAAGCTTGGATGCGCACGGCCAGTACGGACTTTAGCCATTTGATTTTTAGTAGCTTCAACACATTTGCTCATACGATCTTGAGCATCTTCTTTAATTGTATTAATCACGTTAAATATCCTTTTGGTCACAAATGCTTACTACTTGAACGACACCTTGAAAATGGCACACAGTTTAATCCATGTCGATATCCGTTCAAGTGAGTTTTTAAGTCTGATGTTAGCTTTCTTTTTTAGCGCTAATATACGTACCTTCAGCTTCACCCATGATAACACGGCGTAATGCACCCGGCTTATTCATGTTAAAGACTAAAATAGGCATATTGTGGTCACGAGCTAGCGTGAATGCCGCTAAATCCATAACCTTAAATTCATTTTCTAATACTTCGTTGAAACAAAGCGTGTCATATTTCACAGCTTCAGGATCTTTCATTGGATCGGCTGAATACACACCATCCACTTTTGTTCCTTTTAGTACAACTTCAGCTTCAATTTCGATACCGCGTAAACACGCTGCTGAATCAGTTGTACAAAATGGATTACCAGTACCAGCTGCAAAAATAACAACTCGACCTGATTTTAATAAACTAATTGCCTCAGCCCAGTTATAATCATCACACACACCTTTTAAAGGGATAGCTGACATTAAACGTGCATTGACATAGGCACGGTGCAGCGCATCGCGCATCGCAAGACCATTCATCACTGTCGCAAGCATACCCATATGGTCACCAACAACACGATTCATACCTGCTTGAGCTAAACCTTCACCACGAAATAGATTACCACCACCAATTACAACCCCAACTTGAATGCCTAGTTCGACCAGTTCTTTGACTTCTTGAGCCATACGATCAAGAACTTTCGGGTCAATACCAAAGCCTTCTTCGCCCATTAAGGCTTCACCGCTTAATTTTAAAAGAACGCGTCTATACGCAGGTTTTGTATTGGTGCTCATAACTTTTTCCTAATTATAACAAAACCGCAGCGGTTGCTGCGGTTTTAGGGTATGAAGAGATGTAAGATTACGCTTGTTTAGTAGCGGCGATTTGTGCAGCAACTTCTGCAGCAAAATCTTCTTCTTTCTTCTGGATACCTTCACCAACTTCTAAACGAATGAAGTTAGAGACTGAAGCGCCTTTCTCTTTAAGAATAGCACCAACAGTTTTCTTAGGCTCCATGATGTAAGCTTGACCAGTAAGAGAGATCTCACCAGTAAACTTCTTCATACGGCCAACTACCATTTTCTCAGCAATCTCTGCAGGCTTGCCTTCGTTCATAGCGATTTCGATTTGAAGCTTTTGCTCTCTTGCTACTAGATCAGCAGGAACATCTTCAGGATGAACGAATTCAGGCTTAGAAGCAGCAACGTGCATTGCGATGTGCTTAAGTGTTTCAGCGTCAGCTTCACCCGTTACAACTACACCGATACGGTCGCCGTGACGGTAAGTCGCTTGAGTTTCGCCATTGATGTACTCAACGCGACGAACGTTGATGTTTTCACCAATTTTAGTCACTAAAGCAACACGCGTTTCTTCAAACTGTGCTTTTAAGTCTTCGATAGACACTTTAGAAGCTGTAGCAGCTTCTAGTACTTCGTTAGCAAATGCTAAGAAGTTACCATCTTTAGCAACGAAATCTGTTTGGCAGTTAACTTCTAATAACGCAGTGAAACCTTCACCTTGCTTGATTAGAATAGTACCTTCAGCAGCAATGTTACCCGCTTTTTTAGCAGCTTTTGCAGCACCGCTCTTACGCATATTATCAATCGCAAGCTCGATGTCACCGTCGGTTTCAGTCAATGCTTTTTTACAGTCCATCATGCCAGCGCCAGTGCGGTCACGAAGTTCTTTAACTTGGGCAGCAGTAATTGCCATTGTTAAGTCCTCAAATTTAATTCGTTTAATATTCTTCTATAAAACAGGGGCCAGAAGGCCCCTGTTTCACCAATCAGTTATTGGCAATAAGGGAGATGGTTAACCATCAACCTTATTAAACAGTTTCTACGAAACCGTCTTGCTCAGCTTGAACAGCTAAATCTTGACCGCGGCCTGAGTTAGCAGCTGCAGCAACAGAAGTAGTGTACAAACGGATAGAACGCATAGCATCATCGTTACCAGGAACGATGTAGTTAACGCCATCTGGAGCTGAGTTAGTATCAACAACAGCAGCAACTGGGATACCTAAGTTGTTAGCTTCTTTAATAGCGATATGCTCGTGGTCAGCACCGATAACGAATAATACGTCAGGTAGGCCGCCCATGTTTTTGATACCACCAAGAGATTTTTCTAACTTCTCTAGCTCGCGAGTACGCATTAACGCTTCTTTCTTAGTAAGCTTGTCGAAAGTACCGTCAACAGCTTGGCTTTCAAGCTCTTTAAGACGTTTGATTGACTGACGAACAGTTTTCCAGTTAGTCAACATACCGCCTAACCAGCGGTGATCAACGTAGTACTGGTCACAAGAAATTGCAGCTTCTTTAATAGCTTCGCCAGCAGCGCGCTTAGTACCAACAAAAAGGATTTTACCTTTTTTAGAAGCAACGTTGCTGATGAAAGCTAACGCTTCGTTGAACATTGGTACAGTGTGCTCAAGGTTGATGATATGAACACCATTACGTGCACCAAAGATGAAAGGCTTCATCTTAGGATTCCAGTAACGAGTTTGGTGACCGAAGTGAACACCAGCTTGAAGCATGTCGCGCATTGAAACAGTAGTCATTTTATTTACCTTAGTTTGGGGGGTTAGACCTCCACGGATCCCATACCTTCGACCCTTGTCAATATGACTAAGAGCACCCCGAAGAATGTGTCGATACGTGTGTGATTTAGTATTTAGTTAAATTGCCATCTATAACATGTATAATGGCCGCCATATTTTACTCTTAGTGAAGCCGTAAGTGAAGAAAGCTTTAACACTTAATTCATTTTTAATTTCATTAAGACTTATACATAACGGCGCGCTTTATACCATATTCAGGCAAAAAGTACAAATTTTGCCACGTTTTTAATGCGCTTATTTGACAGATATAACGGTAAGAGAATATTCATGAGCATAGTCATCAAGACAGCAGAACAAATCGAAAAAATGCGTGTTGCGGGTAAATTAGCGGCTGACGTACTAGAAATGATTGCACCACATGTGAAAGTAGGTGCAACCACTGACGAATTAAATGAAATTTGTGCAAAATATACCGAGGAACACGGTGCCATTTCTGCGCCACTTAATTACCACGGGTTTCCAAAATCAATTTGTACTTCAGTAAATGAAGTCGTTTGTCATGGTATTCCTAGTGCATATGCATTAAAAGATGGTGATGTCTTAAATATCGATATCACAGTGATTAAAGATGGGTTCCACGGTGATACATCAAAAATGTTTTTAATCGGTGATGTTAGTCCGAAAGACAAACGTTTAGCTCGCATTGCTCAAGAAAGTCTTTATTTAGCCATTCGCAAAGTAAAACCTGGCGTTAAACTGGGTGAAATTGGCACTGTTATTGAAAAATTTATTAAAGCCAGTAAGTCTGGATTAGACAAGTATTCAATCGTTCAAGATTACTGTGGTCATGGCATCGGTGAAGGTTTCCATGAAGAGCCACAAGTTGTACATTATAAAAATAATGACAAGACAGTATTAAAAGAAGGCATGTGCTTCACTATCGAGCCAATGATCAATGCTGGACGACATACCACTATCCTTAATAAAGAAGATAACTGGACAGTCACCACATCAGATGGTAAAAAATCAGCACAATGGGAACATACACTGCTTGTCACTAAAACCGGAGTAGAAGTACTTACTCTTCGTAGTGAAGAAGATTTCCCAAGAACAGTATAAAAATCAGGTAAATAAGGACATCAATGAACACTGCGCTGGTAGCTAAAAACACCCTTGTAGATTTAAACCAGCGCTTATTGGCGCAATTTTCTGAAAAGAAGCCAATAACTGAAATTGTGAAACAACGATGTCTATTTGTTGATGACTTACTTCAACAAGCTTGGCAATCGTTTGATTTTAACAATCAGTCGATTGCACTTATTGCAGTTGGTGGTTACGGCCGTGGAGAACTTCATCCCCACTCCGATATCGATCTATTGATTCTGACCAAGTCAGAGGATGAAAGTCTTCAAGCTAAAGAATTAATCAGTCAACTGATCACTTATCTATGGGACTCAGGCTTAGAGATAGGTCACAGTGTCCGCACGATAGAACAAACAATAGAATTAGGCTTAAACGATATCAGCACAGCAACAAACCTTCTTGAAGCAAGGTTGTTATGTGGAAGCTTAAGCTTATTTGATCAATTGTATGACGCGATTCGTGAACATGAGTTTTGGCCTTCTGATGCTTTCTTCTTAGCCAAAAAAGAAGAACAGCAAGACAGACATGCCAGAGCTAACGCTTTTGATTTAGAGCCAAATTTAAAATCCTGCCCTGGTGGTTTACGTGATATCCAAACTATCGCATGGGTTGCTATGCGGCACTTTGACGCTGCATCCTTAAAAGAGTTAGTTGATTACGAATTCCTTGAACAAATTGAATTAACCGAATTATTAGAGTGCCAAGACTTTCTATGGCAGCTGCGTTTTTCACTGCACATGATTGCCGGCAGAGATGAAAATAGACTGTTGTTTGACTTGCAAAGACAAGTCGCTACCGCAATGGGTTATGAAGATGGAACTCAACTTGCTGTAGAACAAATGATGAAGCGCTATTACCGTACTGTAAGACGGGTAATGGAATTAAATGAAATGTTGTTGCAACTATTTAAACGCGCAACGTTGCATCAAGTCATACCATTAACTATTCAGCCTATCAATGAACACTACCAACGTCGTGGTCACTTTATAGAAGTATTAGATAATCAACTTTTTGAACAACAACCTGAACAGATTGTTAATTTATTTTTATTAGTGGCTAAAAATTCTAATATTCAGCGAATTTACGCTCCAACACTGCGTTTATTGCGTAAAGCAAGGCGAGCTTTAAAGGGACCTTTGCAAGATAACCCTGAATGCCGAAAATATTTAATGCATATTTTAAAGCATCCTCGCGGCATTTCAGCCTTATCTTTAATGCATAAACACGGTATTTTATCTTCTTATTTACCCGCTTGGCGTAAAATAGAAGGTCAAATGCAGTTTGATTTATTCCATGCTTATACCGTCGATGAACACACCCACAGATTATTATTAAATATTGATCGCTTTGCCCAAGCAGATCAAAAAGATGAATTCCCATTA is a window of Shewanella donghaensis DNA encoding:
- the map gene encoding type I methionyl aminopeptidase, translating into MSIVIKTAEQIEKMRVAGKLAADVLEMIAPHVKVGATTDELNEICAKYTEEHGAISAPLNYHGFPKSICTSVNEVVCHGIPSAYALKDGDVLNIDITVIKDGFHGDTSKMFLIGDVSPKDKRLARIAQESLYLAIRKVKPGVKLGEIGTVIEKFIKASKSGLDKYSIVQDYCGHGIGEGFHEEPQVVHYKNNDKTVLKEGMCFTIEPMINAGRHTTILNKEDNWTVTTSDGKKSAQWEHTLLVTKTGVEVLTLRSEEDFPRTV
- the glnD gene encoding bifunctional uridylyltransferase/uridylyl-removing protein GlnD — translated: MNTALVAKNTLVDLNQRLLAQFSEKKPITEIVKQRCLFVDDLLQQAWQSFDFNNQSIALIAVGGYGRGELHPHSDIDLLILTKSEDESLQAKELISQLITYLWDSGLEIGHSVRTIEQTIELGLNDISTATNLLEARLLCGSLSLFDQLYDAIREHEFWPSDAFFLAKKEEQQDRHARANAFDLEPNLKSCPGGLRDIQTIAWVAMRHFDAASLKELVDYEFLEQIELTELLECQDFLWQLRFSLHMIAGRDENRLLFDLQRQVATAMGYEDGTQLAVEQMMKRYYRTVRRVMELNEMLLQLFKRATLHQVIPLTIQPINEHYQRRGHFIEVLDNQLFEQQPEQIVNLFLLVAKNSNIQRIYAPTLRLLRKARRALKGPLQDNPECRKYLMHILKHPRGISALSLMHKHGILSSYLPAWRKIEGQMQFDLFHAYTVDEHTHRLLLNIDRFAQADQKDEFPLGAILINQLPKKGLLVLGALFHDIAKGRGGDHSKLGSQDALDFCKLHGLSDHDGRLVAWLVENHLVMSVTAQRRDISDPDVVAAFADKIQDAVHLSYLYCLTVADICATNEKAWNNWKGSLLRDLYFSTQRVLARGKEKPVDVADRVLEVKQKAQKELLRRGLKQKSIDTLWLRFKDDYFLRHQPNQVSWHTEALLKHDPKKALVLISKHTTRGGTELFVYAKDKPKLFATVMTVLDNKNINVHDANVMTSTDDYALDTFVILEQDGEPISQLSRIQSIKKALGKALATQKTKPPKFRKLSRIMKPFNVRTQVSFLPGANHDTSMMELIALDSPGLLATVAEVLHRCNVTLLSAKITTIGERAEDFFILQTDSGSELNQEQQTHLSEALLAALSKPLQQ
- the rpsB gene encoding 30S ribosomal protein S2, with protein sequence MTTVSMRDMLQAGVHFGHQTRYWNPKMKPFIFGARNGVHIINLEHTVPMFNEALAFISNVASKKGKILFVGTKRAAGEAIKEAAISCDQYYVDHRWLGGMLTNWKTVRQSIKRLKELESQAVDGTFDKLTKKEALMRTRELEKLEKSLGGIKNMGGLPDVLFVIGADHEHIAIKEANNLGIPVAAVVDTNSAPDGVNYIVPGNDDAMRSIRLYTTSVAAAANSGRGQDLAVQAEQDGFVETV